A genomic window from Sporosarcina sp. Marseille-Q4063 includes:
- a CDS encoding BRCT domain-containing protein, translated as MLQARINELNSGIINIVGDTVMTLGFLNADRLYSYETNGIKNWYSMGRYKYENIEFHSIKSGAIFVLQENGQEIARYQFLPILRDTASYLNEKRKKTTLAFEIRKDTYSTHYNFKTEKQSLLFGSIVEITKHMIQTYDYTLNIDLGVEPMDKMILVDLETGGFQVEDGILEVGAVVVENGSIVEMLHLGKVEDEEIIYEGMGAGYDFIEHDEKYLSLFKELVDKYNYPLVAHNASFDRKFLVHYGWIPEDYPVYDSIRALKIRHPHLFSYSMGFVTNYFDVEQEHAHTALSDVLALHMVIQKAQLSTWIPLFKPLPSKFGSKAKSFIERGMKLQGESAVFKGKHMVFTGVSQFPRVLMQEIAIACGASVGNSVNKKTDYLICGEKVGQSKINRAIELEVPIYHDDWFIDIVFKDLSIEHVKSEVSATLQVEEIKKNVKPNPFENSPYKKLVEFEGKKVNVACLKLNIQSRIIELLEGMGASVVKSPGGKKVDYMIYTDNGDYALLKEADKLNIIVIPVSRFNRMLLD; from the coding sequence ATGTTACAAGCAAGAATCAATGAATTAAATAGCGGTATCATTAATATAGTGGGTGATACGGTCATGACATTAGGTTTTTTAAATGCTGATCGACTTTATTCCTATGAAACTAATGGTATTAAGAATTGGTATTCAATGGGTCGCTATAAGTATGAGAATATTGAATTTCATAGCATTAAGAGTGGAGCAATCTTTGTGCTACAAGAGAATGGACAGGAAATAGCGCGTTATCAATTCCTACCGATTTTACGTGATACAGCGAGCTATCTAAATGAAAAACGAAAGAAAACAACGCTTGCTTTTGAAATACGTAAGGATACATATAGTACCCACTATAACTTTAAGACGGAAAAACAGTCATTGTTATTTGGAAGTATTGTAGAAATAACGAAACATATGATTCAGACCTACGACTATACACTAAATATTGACTTGGGAGTGGAACCCATGGATAAAATGATTCTCGTCGATCTTGAAACAGGTGGCTTTCAAGTTGAAGATGGCATTCTGGAAGTCGGAGCTGTTGTAGTTGAAAATGGTTCTATTGTTGAAATGCTACATCTTGGCAAAGTGGAGGACGAAGAGATAATATATGAAGGAATGGGCGCAGGGTATGATTTTATAGAACACGATGAAAAATATCTTAGTTTATTTAAAGAGTTAGTTGATAAATATAATTATCCGCTGGTGGCACACAATGCGTCATTCGACCGTAAATTCTTAGTACATTATGGTTGGATACCTGAGGACTATCCCGTGTATGATTCTATACGTGCTTTAAAGATTCGCCATCCTCATCTATTTTCTTATTCAATGGGCTTTGTGACAAATTACTTTGATGTGGAGCAAGAACACGCTCATACCGCACTTAGCGATGTATTAGCTTTACATATGGTAATCCAAAAGGCACAACTAAGCACATGGATTCCACTTTTTAAACCTTTACCGTCAAAATTTGGCTCAAAAGCAAAATCATTCATTGAACGTGGTATGAAGTTACAAGGTGAATCAGCGGTCTTTAAAGGAAAACATATGGTATTCACAGGGGTATCACAATTCCCGCGTGTATTAATGCAAGAAATAGCGATTGCGTGTGGAGCGTCAGTAGGTAACAGTGTTAATAAGAAAACTGACTACCTAATTTGTGGTGAGAAGGTCGGTCAAAGTAAAATTAACAGAGCGATTGAACTTGAAGTGCCAATTTATCACGATGATTGGTTCATTGATATTGTATTCAAAGATCTTTCCATAGAACATGTAAAGAGCGAAGTAAGTGCAACCCTACAGGTTGAGGAAATTAAGAAGAATGTGAAACCAAATCCGTTTGAAAACTCACCATACAAGAAACTTGTAGAATTTGAAGGCAAGAAGGTTAATGTAGCTTGTCTAAAATTGAATATACAAAGTAGAATCATTGAGCTACTAGAAGGCATGGGCGCATCAGTTGTAAAGAGTCCTGGCGGTAAAAAAGTAGATTACATGATTTATACAGATAATGGAGATTACGCCCTACTAAAAGAAGCAGACAAGTTGAATATCATTGTCATACCAGTTTCTCGTTTTAATCGCATGCTACTTGATTAA
- a CDS encoding DUF4393 domain-containing protein, with translation MEINIIPKFIDEAASAPARAVGNTLSELWGLTIGNHISLWTQKQGIKQEINLQKFREKIEEKTLAIPEENLVEPQLHIIGPAIEASKYYIEYEELREMFANLIASSIDNRESQLTHPSFVEIIKQLSPLDAGNLSIFKKQSSLPITNYRLSYADNRGGVDLKVNVFLANPTQKDIDLQATSISNLSRLGLVSLDYSASLIKEDIYYEFENTSFYLSYKQFLESEDAKKKLGIENYSSITLGKGIAQLTPLGNDFVKIILS, from the coding sequence ATGGAAATCAATATTATTCCCAAATTTATTGATGAAGCTGCTAGCGCTCCTGCACGGGCGGTAGGAAATACACTTTCGGAATTATGGGGCTTAACAATAGGTAACCACATATCATTATGGACACAAAAACAAGGTATCAAACAAGAAATAAACCTTCAAAAGTTTAGAGAGAAAATTGAAGAAAAGACGCTAGCGATTCCTGAAGAAAATTTAGTGGAACCACAGCTTCATATAATTGGTCCCGCTATAGAAGCTTCAAAGTATTATATCGAATACGAAGAACTCCGAGAAATGTTCGCTAACTTAATAGCGTCATCAATCGATAATCGAGAGTCCCAACTTACGCACCCATCATTTGTAGAAATCATTAAACAGTTATCACCATTAGATGCAGGTAATTTAAGTATTTTTAAAAAGCAATCATCACTTCCAATAACAAATTATAGGTTAAGCTACGCTGATAATAGAGGAGGTGTCGATTTGAAAGTCAATGTTTTTTTAGCCAACCCGACTCAAAAGGATATTGATCTACAAGCAACATCGATATCAAATCTAAGTCGACTCGGTTTAGTCTCGTTAGACTATTCAGCAAGTTTAATTAAAGAGGATATTTATTATGAATTTGAGAACACTTCATTTTATTTATCCTATAAACAATTCCTTGAATCAGAGGATGCCAAAAAAAAACTTGGTATTGAAAACTACTCGAGTATTACACTCGGAAAAGGGATAGCTCAGCTTACTCCTCTAGGGAACGACTTTGTTAAGATTATCTTAAGCTGA
- a CDS encoding PIN domain-containing protein → MTIGVFLDSNIIMSDYKMQGISFVDFFRAHEELNNDEKFKLILTEMNYYEIISNFKRELNKSLTKYSSFKNEILKLTELDFDTNIKELKTKIIKNYEQEIKALFYIKSPTEKAASNVFNRFYHQKMPFRDNKSEFKDALIWETVYEYAINNQDEKIYFISNNHKDFAPRNGEKAYVLHEHFDSLNNRIKYINGISDFLIEINHLKIHHFDFNEEEEVLSTISQDLRDNYFYSPVFEGEMYDFFSNNDFSYEFFEGWGTDYTAFGIYDIEITDSSQVLETEDFFYLPIRFIAEIEYSVEYRNPAYEKMTGDEEFLQSGSNLGSFYIKCLVKYDPENKKVVEVEGLEIDFI, encoded by the coding sequence TTGACTATCGGAGTATTTCTGGATTCAAATATTATTATGAGTGATTATAAAATGCAGGGAATTAGCTTCGTGGATTTTTTCCGAGCTCATGAAGAACTAAATAATGATGAAAAGTTCAAGTTAATATTAACTGAAATGAACTATTATGAGATTATTAGTAACTTTAAAAGGGAGTTGAATAAATCATTAACGAAATATAGTAGTTTTAAAAATGAAATTCTGAAATTAACTGAATTGGATTTTGATACAAATATTAAAGAATTAAAAACAAAAATAATAAAAAATTATGAGCAAGAGATAAAAGCGTTATTTTATATTAAGTCACCTACTGAAAAAGCGGCATCCAATGTTTTTAACAGGTTTTATCATCAAAAAATGCCTTTTCGAGATAATAAAAGCGAATTCAAAGATGCCCTGATATGGGAAACGGTGTATGAATATGCTATTAATAATCAGGATGAAAAGATTTATTTTATTTCAAATAACCATAAAGATTTCGCTCCCCGAAATGGGGAAAAGGCATATGTTCTACACGAGCATTTTGATAGCCTAAATAACAGAATAAAATATATAAATGGAATAAGCGACTTCTTAATTGAAATTAATCACCTAAAGATTCATCACTTTGATTTTAATGAAGAAGAGGAAGTTCTTTCAACAATTAGTCAAGATTTAAGAGATAATTATTTCTATAGTCCCGTATTCGAAGGCGAGATGTACGACTTCTTTTCTAATAATGATTTTAGTTACGAATTTTTCGAGGGTTGGGGAACAGATTATACCGCATTTGGGATTTATGACATTGAAATAACTGACTCAAGTCAGGTGTTAGAAACCGAAGATTTTTTTTATTTGCCTATTAGATTTATTGCAGAAATAGAATACTCTGTTGAATATAGGAATCCAGCTTATGAAAAAATGACTGGGGATGAAGAGTTTCTGCAATCAGGTAGTAATTTAGGTTCTTTTTATATAAAATGTTTAGTGAAATATGATCCAGAAAATAAAAAAGTGGTTGAAGTTGAAGGTTTAGAAATAGACTTTATATAG
- the ruvA gene encoding Holliday junction branch migration protein RuvA codes for MYDYIKGHVTRVTPEYITLDQNGVGWLIMTPNPYSFHMTDEIQQVFTYLHVRQDVQLLLGFKSLEQRELFKKLITVSGIGPKGALAILASGIPSQVIGAIEREDETFLVQFPGVGKKTARQMILDLKGKLHDLFTEIDYEDEEHSLLTMAENGALDEAILALEALGYSQRELNKVKPALEKEELDTEGYMKKALQLLLKK; via the coding sequence TTGTATGATTACATAAAAGGACATGTCACGCGTGTCACGCCCGAATACATAACACTTGACCAAAACGGAGTAGGTTGGTTGATCATGACACCAAATCCGTATTCATTTCATATGACAGATGAAATTCAGCAAGTGTTTACTTATTTGCATGTGCGCCAAGATGTCCAGCTGTTGCTCGGCTTTAAATCGCTCGAACAACGCGAACTATTTAAAAAACTTATTACGGTTTCAGGCATCGGACCAAAAGGAGCGCTTGCAATTCTAGCGAGCGGCATTCCATCTCAAGTCATCGGTGCCATCGAACGCGAAGACGAAACATTTCTCGTTCAGTTTCCGGGCGTCGGCAAGAAAACTGCTCGCCAAATGATTCTTGATTTAAAAGGGAAATTGCATGATTTATTCACTGAAATTGATTACGAAGACGAAGAACATTCGCTTCTGACAATGGCTGAAAACGGTGCGCTCGACGAAGCGATCTTAGCGCTTGAGGCATTAGGCTATTCACAACGCGAATTAAACAAAGTGAAACCTGCACTCGAAAAAGAAGAACTAGATACAGAAGGCTACATGAAAAAAGCCCTGCAACTATTACTCAAAAAATAA
- a CDS encoding aminoglycoside phosphotransferase family protein has product MKLDGKLEQINSNVWKLERDGLFYSVKQYDFSAIALKVKTVHDTLRSISFPHIVPVLPNEHQLTFMQPWLEGARSVNFKKRADRTDSLEALMSLHDTSSIINWPGEPYLHPYPLETKWEERINRFQNIREECEKYIGKSNFDDILFYAKNALRLVRKTGKSEQAETLLHGDVVHHNILRDKYGIIRFIDFDLTCTGPPGTEIALWIHRVLPQIDYDIEFLVNEQPSLQNLDDCSKSLLLYPNEMLREWLHFFTLPERSQERQVKNLIPFTESALSHWPKLWYNVERMKN; this is encoded by the coding sequence ATGAAACTAGATGGGAAGTTAGAGCAAATAAATAGCAATGTCTGGAAGCTTGAGCGAGATGGGCTATTTTATTCTGTAAAGCAATATGACTTTTCAGCTATCGCTTTAAAAGTGAAAACAGTGCATGATACATTGCGTTCGATTTCATTTCCGCATATCGTGCCTGTGTTACCAAATGAACACCAATTAACGTTTATGCAACCGTGGTTGGAGGGAGCCAGATCCGTGAATTTCAAGAAAAGAGCAGATCGAACCGACTCCCTCGAAGCGTTAATGTCATTACACGATACGAGTTCGATCATTAATTGGCCAGGAGAACCTTATTTGCATCCGTACCCATTGGAAACCAAGTGGGAGGAGCGGATAAATCGTTTTCAAAACATACGGGAAGAGTGCGAGAAGTACATCGGAAAAAGTAATTTTGATGATATTCTTTTTTACGCGAAGAATGCGCTTCGGCTTGTACGCAAAACGGGGAAGTCCGAGCAAGCTGAAACCCTTCTTCACGGCGACGTTGTTCACCATAATATTTTGCGTGACAAATATGGAATCATTCGCTTTATAGATTTCGATTTAACATGCACGGGACCGCCTGGAACTGAAATCGCCTTATGGATTCATCGTGTGCTTCCGCAAATCGATTACGATATCGAATTTCTTGTCAACGAACAGCCATCGTTGCAAAACTTAGATGATTGTTCAAAATCATTACTTCTTTATCCAAATGAGATGCTGCGAGAATGGCTGCATTTTTTCACGCTGCCTGAGCGTTCACAAGAAAGACAAGTGAAAAATCTTATCCCTTTTACAGAATCCGCACTCTCACATTGGCCGAAATTATGGTACAATGTAGAACGGATGAAAAATTAG
- the ruvB gene encoding Holliday junction branch migration DNA helicase RuvB — protein sequence MEDRVITGETTEFDEGFEQSLRPQLLNQYIGQEKVKDNLSIFIEAAKGRSESLDHVLLYGPPGLGKTTLATVIANEMNVNIRMTSGPAIERPGDLAAVLSSLEPGDVLFIDEIHRLNRAIEEVLYPAMEDFCLDIVVGKGPSARSIRLDLPPFTLIGATTRAGALSAPLRDRFGVPLRLEFYEEEPLTEIVVRSASVFDVSIDREAAVEMAKRSRGTPRIANRLLRRVRDFAQVRGDGKISLDTAQNALEMLQVDSHGLDHIDHKLITGMIEQFRGGPVGIDTIAASIGEESVTIEDVYEPYLLQIGFIQRTPRGRVVTNYAYTHFGYVIPEKPNI from the coding sequence ATGGAGGACCGTGTCATAACAGGGGAAACCACAGAATTTGATGAGGGGTTTGAACAGTCGCTTAGACCGCAACTCCTTAACCAATATATTGGACAAGAAAAGGTGAAGGACAATTTAAGCATTTTTATCGAAGCGGCAAAAGGCAGGAGCGAAAGCCTGGATCACGTTCTATTGTACGGGCCGCCGGGACTCGGGAAAACGACGCTCGCCACAGTCATCGCGAATGAAATGAACGTCAACATTCGAATGACGAGCGGTCCCGCGATTGAACGTCCGGGTGATTTGGCGGCAGTCCTTTCTTCCCTTGAACCTGGAGATGTCTTATTCATTGATGAAATTCACCGGCTGAATCGGGCGATTGAAGAAGTGCTTTATCCCGCGATGGAAGATTTTTGTTTAGACATCGTTGTCGGGAAAGGACCGTCCGCTCGTTCCATTAGGCTCGACCTCCCGCCGTTCACCTTAATCGGCGCGACGACGCGCGCAGGCGCTTTGTCAGCACCCCTGAGGGACCGTTTTGGGGTTCCGTTAAGGTTGGAGTTTTATGAGGAGGAACCGCTAACGGAAATCGTCGTGAGAAGCGCGTCTGTTTTTGACGTTTCTATCGACCGTGAAGCCGCAGTTGAAATGGCGAAACGTTCACGCGGAACGCCGCGAATCGCCAATCGGTTATTGCGACGCGTGCGCGATTTTGCACAAGTGCGCGGTGACGGAAAGATTTCGCTTGATACTGCACAAAATGCGCTTGAAATGCTCCAGGTTGATTCGCATGGACTGGACCATATTGATCATAAACTTATTACGGGAATGATTGAGCAATTCCGAGGCGGGCCTGTCGGGATCGATACGATTGCCGCAAGCATCGGAGAAGAATCTGTCACGATTGAAGACGTATACGAACCCTATTTATTGCAAATTGGTTTCATTCAACGTACGCCGCGTGGTAGAGTTGTAACAAATTATGCGTATACTCATTTTGGATACGTTATTCCTGAAAAACCTAATATTTGA
- a CDS encoding YebC/PmpR family DNA-binding transcriptional regulator, producing MAGHSKWNNIKNRKGAQDAKRGKIFQKISREIYMAAKSGADPDMNPGLRLAIEKAKSANVPNDVVKRALDKATGAGADENYEEVIYEGYGPGGIAVLVYCLTENRNRTAPNVRYAFSRNGGNLGASGSVAYMFDRKGRLFIERTEETDEDMIMMAALEAGAEDIDSTEDGFEIVTEPGDFLEVKEKLEEDGIEFISAEIEMIPSIYTPIPEGSEEEFERMLEILEDDDDVQDVYHNASEE from the coding sequence ATGGCAGGACATTCCAAGTGGAATAACATTAAAAACCGTAAAGGCGCACAAGATGCGAAACGCGGGAAAATATTTCAAAAGATATCTAGAGAAATTTATATGGCGGCGAAATCAGGTGCAGATCCAGATATGAACCCCGGTTTGCGGTTAGCGATTGAAAAAGCAAAAAGTGCAAACGTTCCAAACGATGTTGTGAAACGTGCGCTCGATAAAGCAACCGGTGCAGGAGCAGATGAAAACTACGAAGAAGTCATTTATGAAGGATACGGCCCAGGCGGCATTGCTGTTCTCGTCTATTGTTTAACTGAAAACAGAAACCGAACAGCACCAAATGTCCGTTACGCATTTTCCAGAAATGGCGGAAATCTTGGCGCAAGCGGATCCGTCGCTTATATGTTCGACCGCAAAGGACGTTTGTTCATTGAACGAACGGAAGAAACCGACGAAGATATGATCATGATGGCAGCACTAGAAGCAGGGGCTGAAGATATCGACTCAACCGAAGACGGTTTCGAAATCGTTACAGAACCTGGCGACTTTTTAGAAGTGAAAGAAAAGCTGGAAGAAGACGGCATTGAATTCATTTCAGCCGAAATCGAAATGATCCCGTCGATCTACACACCAATTCCAGAAGGCAGCGAAGAAGAATTCGAAAGAATGTTAGAAATCCTCGAAGATGATGACGACGTGCAAGATGTTTATCATAATGCGAGTGAAGAATAA
- a CDS encoding sigma-70 family RNA polymerase sigma factor, translating to MSKVNPRGKPRDEEKLSDKDKADLKGDYRDTYIIEQSADDKGVGAQMEKNAQLIRDYNWMKNEIDRLQGIIWGGSAPIRSWGVAQYGIESVMPKVSRGKSYAELEALDIREKNQLDRLEKYERHVYALEKALDVLKDERQKIIYDCLLDEMTYRHIALHLARSKYYVRNQRNDIIGQISQSSQINAILTGEKQVV from the coding sequence TTGAGTAAAGTAAACCCACGGGGAAAACCAAGAGATGAAGAAAAATTATCAGATAAGGATAAGGCAGATTTGAAGGGCGATTATCGGGATACCTACATCATCGAGCAATCCGCAGACGATAAAGGAGTGGGCGCGCAAATGGAAAAAAATGCACAACTTATCAGAGATTATAATTGGATGAAAAATGAGATAGATAGATTGCAAGGAATCATTTGGGGTGGGTCTGCACCTATTCGGTCTTGGGGCGTCGCTCAATATGGAATTGAATCAGTTATGCCTAAAGTGAGCAGAGGGAAAAGCTATGCAGAACTGGAAGCACTGGATATTCGGGAAAAAAATCAATTGGATCGACTCGAAAAATATGAGAGACACGTTTACGCATTGGAGAAAGCACTCGATGTACTCAAAGATGAACGGCAAAAGATAATTTACGATTGCTTGCTCGATGAAATGACATACAGACATATTGCGTTACACTTGGCGAGGTCAAAGTATTATGTAAGAAATCAACGAAACGACATTATAGGACAGATTAGCCAAAGTAGCCAAATTAACGCTATTTTGACGGGAGAAAAACAAGTGGTGTAA
- the pheA gene encoding prephenate dehydratase: MSTEEFTPIIAYLGPEASFTHVAATYLFGKSGLSPQPTIPDCIEAVSAGRATYAVVPLENALEGTVPLTIDYMYNDRELFINAELSIPIQQHLMVNKKQAEFTEEIESIQSHPHALAQCHKYLLYQYRRVPLIQTTSTAAAAKYVSENPDEKIAAIANRLAAEKYGLHIAEENIHDFHFNHTRFVVLSLRKGQLEIPNHTETPKTTLMVKLPEDDRSGVLHQVLSVFSWRKLNLSKIESRPLKTGLGNYFFIIDIVESEETPMMKGAMEELAALGCSVRSFGTYYTYEDKTVMSE; this comes from the coding sequence TTGAGTACCGAAGAATTCACACCAATTATTGCCTATTTAGGACCTGAAGCTTCGTTTACACATGTCGCTGCTACTTATCTATTTGGAAAGTCGGGTTTATCGCCGCAGCCAACCATTCCGGATTGCATTGAAGCGGTGAGCGCCGGGCGAGCAACATACGCGGTTGTCCCTTTGGAAAATGCATTGGAAGGGACTGTTCCGTTAACAATCGATTATATGTACAATGACAGAGAATTGTTTATTAATGCGGAGCTTTCGATTCCAATCCAACAACATCTCATGGTCAATAAAAAACAAGCCGAATTTACAGAGGAAATTGAATCCATTCAATCTCATCCACACGCGCTTGCACAATGCCATAAATATTTATTGTATCAATACAGACGCGTTCCGCTCATTCAAACGACATCGACAGCGGCGGCCGCAAAATATGTATCTGAAAATCCCGATGAAAAAATTGCAGCGATTGCGAACCGTCTTGCCGCTGAAAAGTATGGCTTACATATTGCAGAAGAAAATATTCATGATTTTCATTTTAACCATACGAGATTCGTAGTTTTATCATTGCGAAAAGGTCAGTTGGAGATTCCGAACCATACGGAAACGCCTAAAACCACGTTGATGGTTAAACTTCCTGAAGATGATCGTTCGGGTGTGCTTCATCAAGTGTTATCCGTTTTTTCCTGGCGCAAATTGAATTTGAGTAAAATCGAATCGCGTCCTCTAAAAACGGGTCTCGGAAATTATTTTTTTATTATTGATATAGTAGAATCAGAGGAAACGCCGATGATGAAAGGCGCAATGGAAGAATTAGCTGCGCTTGGATGCTCTGTCCGATCATTCGGCACCTATTATACGTACGAAGATAAAACCGTTATGTCCGAATAA
- a CDS encoding ACT domain-containing protein produces MKRLGDGRFYLVREDVLTESMLKTIEAKQLLSTGEATTIQQAVKKVGLSRSAFYKYRDTVFPFESVARERILTIFIQLEDRKGSLATLLSIVSEAKCNVLTIHQTIPVQARANITLSLDVTQMEIKMDTFIQQLKAPDFVESVSVISSGAL; encoded by the coding sequence ATGAAACGGTTAGGCGACGGCCGTTTTTATCTTGTGAGGGAAGATGTCCTTACAGAGTCAATGCTCAAAACGATTGAAGCAAAACAACTACTCTCTACCGGGGAGGCGACAACCATTCAGCAAGCAGTGAAAAAGGTTGGGCTTTCTCGGAGTGCTTTTTATAAGTACCGCGACACGGTATTTCCTTTTGAATCAGTTGCGCGCGAACGGATTTTAACGATTTTCATACAGCTTGAAGACCGGAAAGGATCCCTTGCTACCTTGCTTAGCATTGTTTCAGAAGCGAAATGCAATGTGCTCACGATTCACCAAACGATCCCTGTCCAGGCGAGGGCGAATATTACGTTATCACTTGATGTAACGCAGATGGAAATAAAGATGGATACCTTTATTCAACAATTGAAAGCGCCAGATTTTGTCGAGTCAGTCTCCGTCATAAGTTCTGGAGCACTCTAA
- the safA gene encoding SafA/ExsA family spore coat assembly protein: MEVHVVQKGDTLWKISRQFGVSFDELKRVNAHLANPDYIVPGMKITLPAKSKENIAVKKPAVAAEKKMEKAPIQAVPVEKKPAPPVQLRPVPETPAVPGLGDLAELPEAPPMPPVPMPEVPKAPAMPKMPKAIEVEMPEMPPMPPMPEMPPQMQQPMQQMPYQMQQPMQQPMPPQFFGVPCGWMPIYDADCYPFIHPAQMQQPMPFPTQQLPVEMEASPMMPNMPVAPNMPMMPNMPIAPNMPVAPNMPMREEWQMIESPNIQFEEDIKFQKMPNIHFEESPTRELEEMIADAEAMGEVAAEKKVESIVEEDFCLEESPMMPMGMSSMPPPLGMGAYGQFDGYSAYPSSPCGCGHFDCGCGQPYPQMPPCGCGQGQMYPVAPVQQMNYCNSCNQPIQAMPYHHHHHQQMMPYPYTNWPGNY; the protein is encoded by the coding sequence GTGGAAGTTCATGTTGTTCAAAAAGGTGACACACTTTGGAAAATTTCAAGACAATTCGGCGTTTCTTTTGATGAATTAAAAAGGGTGAATGCGCATCTAGCCAATCCTGATTATATTGTCCCGGGGATGAAGATCACTTTGCCAGCGAAATCAAAGGAAAATATTGCGGTGAAAAAGCCTGCTGTAGCTGCTGAAAAGAAAATGGAGAAAGCACCGATTCAAGCTGTTCCAGTAGAGAAAAAACCAGCTCCGCCAGTACAATTAAGACCTGTACCTGAAACACCAGCTGTTCCCGGATTAGGCGATTTGGCGGAATTACCAGAAGCGCCTCCAATGCCTCCAGTTCCTATGCCTGAGGTACCAAAAGCGCCTGCGATGCCTAAAATGCCGAAAGCGATTGAAGTAGAGATGCCGGAAATGCCGCCAATGCCACCAATGCCGGAAATGCCTCCGCAAATGCAACAACCGATGCAACAAATGCCTTATCAAATGCAGCAACCAATGCAACAACCTATGCCGCCGCAGTTTTTCGGAGTCCCATGCGGTTGGATGCCGATTTATGATGCGGATTGTTATCCATTCATTCATCCGGCTCAAATGCAACAACCCATGCCTTTTCCGACACAGCAGTTGCCAGTGGAAATGGAAGCTTCACCAATGATGCCTAATATGCCTGTGGCACCAAATATGCCTATGATGCCTAATATGCCTATTGCGCCAAATATGCCCGTGGCACCTAATATGCCAATGCGTGAGGAATGGCAAATGATCGAGTCACCGAATATCCAGTTTGAAGAAGACATTAAATTTCAAAAAATGCCAAATATCCATTTCGAGGAATCGCCTACGAGAGAACTTGAAGAAATGATTGCGGATGCAGAGGCGATGGGGGAAGTGGCAGCAGAGAAAAAAGTTGAAAGCATCGTTGAGGAAGATTTTTGTTTGGAAGAGTCACCAATGATGCCTATGGGAATGTCGTCAATGCCTCCACCTTTAGGTATGGGTGCATATGGACAATTCGATGGCTATTCAGCTTATCCATCTTCACCTTGCGGGTGTGGTCACTTCGATTGTGGATGCGGTCAACCATATCCGCAAATGCCGCCATGCGGTTGCGGGCAAGGGCAAATGTATCCAGTAGCCCCCGTTCAGCAAATGAACTATTGCAACTCATGTAACCAGCCAATCCAGGCAATGCCTTATCACCATCACCACCACCAGCAGATGATGCCGTATCCGTACACAAATTGGCCAGGGAACTATTAG